Proteins from a single region of Acidianus ambivalens:
- a CDS encoding phytoene desaturase family protein, with product MRAIIIGAGHNGLIASYYLRKAGFDVLIFDNKFGGMTDTTSIKGVKVSRASYVLGLMPKKFIDEFEIPVIEQDPIQTIWLEDRIIPFWRDREKRIKELINAGEDKFPEFEEKIFKFKKLLEEKFTFVTTPPSEKEVIEEAKNAGIEDVMRPSKEFLSKYLSRDLHNFFIYPGMEDSPAYLVAYFYDDWSFVKGGMGTVAEKIFEKANKLGVNFVSEKVNKILVEHDKAVGVKVGDKVYKADVILSTASPAETMKLAEYNHKFTLGKNKWVKYNVIFKEFPKVDERIKTFVNSIIDFEGGEVVIPSTVDDRGGIVMEFMGNYEEVIEKFKGEIVYVDKLNARIAEEIYNLPSGNLNHLPMREPYLFDGRPEKGWGYKTPIKDLYLGGAGTYPGGQVSGIPGYNSARLIIKEKLGKDFA from the coding sequence ATGAGAGCAATAATAATAGGTGCAGGACATAACGGACTTATTGCATCTTACTATTTAAGAAAGGCAGGCTTTGATGTATTAATTTTTGATAATAAATTCGGAGGAATGACAGATACTACGTCAATAAAAGGAGTCAAAGTAAGTAGAGCGTCTTACGTCCTGGGTTTAATGCCCAAAAAATTCATAGATGAATTTGAAATTCCAGTAATTGAACAAGACCCAATACAAACAATATGGTTAGAAGATAGGATAATTCCGTTCTGGAGGGATAGGGAAAAGAGAATAAAGGAATTGATAAACGCGGGGGAAGATAAGTTTCCGGAATTTGAAGAGAAGATATTCAAATTTAAGAAACTTCTGGAGGAAAAGTTTACCTTTGTAACTACTCCTCCTTCAGAAAAAGAGGTTATAGAAGAAGCGAAAAATGCCGGAATAGAAGACGTTATGAGACCTTCAAAAGAGTTCCTATCAAAGTACCTTTCGAGAGATCTACATAATTTCTTCATTTATCCTGGAATGGAAGATTCTCCCGCATATTTAGTAGCTTACTTTTACGATGATTGGTCTTTCGTAAAAGGCGGTATGGGAACAGTTGCTGAGAAGATCTTTGAGAAGGCTAACAAGCTAGGAGTTAATTTCGTGAGCGAAAAGGTGAATAAAATTCTTGTTGAACATGATAAAGCAGTAGGAGTTAAGGTTGGAGATAAGGTTTACAAGGCAGACGTTATTTTATCTACAGCAAGTCCTGCTGAAACGATGAAATTAGCTGAATATAATCATAAATTTACTCTAGGTAAAAATAAATGGGTAAAATATAATGTGATCTTTAAGGAATTTCCTAAGGTAGATGAGAGGATAAAGACTTTCGTTAATTCAATAATAGACTTTGAAGGAGGCGAAGTCGTAATTCCTTCAACAGTTGACGACAGAGGAGGAATAGTAATGGAATTCATGGGTAACTATGAAGAAGTGATTGAAAAGTTCAAAGGCGAAATAGTTTACGTAGATAAATTAAACGCAAGAATTGCGGAAGAGATTTATAATTTACCTTCAGGTAATTTAAACCATTTACCAATGAGGGAACCGTATTTATTTGACGGTAGGCCGGAGAAAGGTTGGGGGTATAAAACTCCTATAAAGGACTTATACTTAGGAGGAGCTGGAACTTACCCTGGAGGCCAGGTCTCTGGCATACCGGGTTATAATTCAGCAAGGCTAATAATTAAGGAGAAGTTGGGAAAGGATTTTGCTTAA
- a CDS encoding tetratricopeptide repeat protein, giving the protein MSQIDDIIKQYNSGNLNLALRKLEELVNKNPTKEAYELMAKILLEMGKDDEALEYFEKAGNKEEKARILLSRGMYSEALDELKDVNSTQARIIRATIYLRKEDYRKVIEELNDINDELSSNPLYYKIKGIAEYYLGNYYDALRDLTRGIELYPLDSELYYYRALVKISLNEDKEAENDINTAINLNPYYAEAYFSKGLLKEKKGKYEEAIAYYSKSIDINPEYVEAYVRRAKAYMKSGMEKEAFEDIKVVKELKEKENIDKNKQ; this is encoded by the coding sequence ATGTCACAGATAGACGATATTATCAAACAATATAATAGCGGCAACTTGAATTTAGCTTTAAGAAAATTGGAAGAATTAGTCAATAAAAATCCTACAAAAGAAGCTTACGAGTTGATGGCAAAAATCCTCCTTGAAATGGGCAAAGACGATGAAGCGCTGGAATACTTTGAGAAGGCAGGAAATAAGGAAGAGAAAGCAAGAATACTATTATCAAGGGGAATGTACTCTGAGGCATTAGATGAGTTAAAAGACGTTAATTCTACTCAAGCTAGGATAATCAGGGCTACCATATATTTGAGGAAAGAAGATTATAGGAAAGTTATTGAAGAGTTAAACGATATAAATGATGAACTTTCTTCTAATCCTCTCTATTATAAAATAAAAGGAATAGCTGAATATTATTTAGGAAATTATTATGACGCACTTAGGGATTTAACTAGAGGAATTGAGCTTTATCCATTAGATTCTGAACTATATTATTATAGAGCGCTAGTGAAAATTTCATTAAATGAAGATAAAGAAGCTGAAAATGATATAAATACTGCAATAAATTTGAACCCATATTATGCCGAGGCGTACTTCAGTAAAGGTTTGCTTAAGGAAAAGAAAGGAAAATATGAAGAAGCAATTGCCTATTATTCTAAGTCAATAGATATTAATCCAGAATATGTTGAGGCGTACGTAAGAAGAGCTAAAGCTTACATGAAGAGCGGAATGGAGAAAGAAGCATTTGAGGACATTAAAGTTGTTAAAGAATTAAAAGAAAAAGAGAATATTGACAAAAATAAACAATGA
- a CDS encoding PaREP1 family protein: MEIVNVPNVKDRKAYSKVRLLESMVELRIALEMLKEGYTRNSAQKVFMAWKAIISALVSLNLDKLGKNEKEKEWYKKSGFSAPTTKLKLISNDLEKIGYDKISFITNTALLLHSYAYNGIYEGLTPYSSKKDAVMDILSLTHFILDNSKNYFKEIWNEEHEKELENVKKLLEEIERNKSS; encoded by the coding sequence ATGGAAATAGTGAACGTTCCTAACGTGAAAGATAGGAAAGCCTACTCTAAAGTAAGGTTACTGGAAAGTATGGTGGAATTAAGAATTGCCCTTGAAATGCTTAAGGAAGGATATACTAGAAATTCCGCGCAAAAGGTCTTCATGGCTTGGAAAGCCATTATTAGTGCATTAGTCTCATTAAATCTAGATAAATTAGGTAAAAATGAAAAGGAGAAAGAATGGTATAAAAAATCTGGATTCTCAGCACCTACTACCAAGCTTAAATTAATCTCCAACGATCTGGAGAAAATAGGTTATGATAAAATCTCATTCATTACAAATACGGCTCTTCTCTTGCACAGTTATGCCTATAACGGTATTTATGAAGGATTAACTCCATATTCCTCTAAGAAAGACGCTGTAATGGATATCCTAAGCCTTACTCACTTCATCTTAGATAATTCTAAGAATTACTTTAAGGAGATTTGGAACGAAGAGCATGAGAAGGAGTTAGAGAACGTTAAGAAATTGTTAGAAGAGATAGAGAGAAATAAGAGTTCTTGA
- a CDS encoding trimeric intracellular cation channel family protein, whose translation MSLILLITNYIGIIAFSISGSMKAIEKKMDLLGVITLGFSTSLAGGILADLLLGITPPTNLIYIPYPTASFIASIVTFAFYKKFTHVSKPLIYADALGLGAFTASGASLAFSLRPDPLLVIMVGTITAVGGGVLRDILANEIPLVLTKEFYASASIIGSTIYYGLAELGVQTGFLTTLVLLLTFALRLLAIRMKWKLPNAS comes from the coding sequence ATGAGTTTAATACTTTTAATAACTAACTATATTGGAATTATTGCCTTTTCAATATCCGGTTCTATGAAGGCTATTGAAAAGAAAATGGATTTACTTGGCGTTATAACCCTGGGTTTTTCAACGTCATTAGCCGGAGGAATTCTTGCTGACCTGTTATTGGGAATTACTCCGCCCACAAACTTAATTTATATACCTTATCCCACAGCGTCTTTTATTGCTAGCATAGTTACTTTTGCGTTCTACAAGAAATTTACTCACGTAAGTAAGCCTTTAATATACGCAGATGCTCTAGGTCTAGGAGCCTTCACCGCCTCTGGAGCCTCATTAGCGTTTAGCTTAAGACCAGACCCTCTGCTGGTTATAATGGTAGGAACTATAACCGCTGTAGGTGGAGGAGTGCTTAGGGATATATTAGCTAACGAAATTCCTTTAGTTCTAACTAAGGAGTTTTATGCCTCAGCATCAATTATAGGCTCTACAATATATTACGGTTTAGCAGAGTTAGGCGTGCAGACAGGGTTTCTTACCACTTTAGTTTTACTTTTGACGTTCGCTCTAAGACTTCTCGCTATTAGAATGAAGTGGAAGTTGCCTAATGCATCTTGA
- a CDS encoding inosine/xanthosine triphosphatase yields the protein MKFYLGTTSKLKISAVEEVLKNYVTDYEILAFNSPSGVPITPWNEDIIKGARNRAENLRKKFLDNDGIYVGLESGLVERFGSVYEETWCVIIFREKEFSAYSSGLRLPSEIV from the coding sequence ATGAAATTTTACTTAGGAACTACTAGCAAACTAAAGATTTCCGCAGTTGAGGAAGTGCTTAAGAACTACGTAACTGATTACGAAATTTTAGCATTTAATTCTCCTTCAGGAGTCCCTATAACTCCATGGAATGAGGATATTATAAAAGGCGCAAGAAATAGAGCGGAAAATTTGAGGAAGAAATTTCTTGACAATGACGGGATATATGTAGGTTTAGAAAGTGGACTAGTAGAGAGGTTTGGCAGTGTATACGAAGAAACCTGGTGTGTAATAATTTTTAGGGAAAAAGAATTTTCAGCATATTCCAGCGGTTTGAGATTACCTTCAGAAATTGTTTAG
- a CDS encoding DMT family transporter: MRTSGHVDLTLAAFFWGTIGIAVNYFYLLGGSPFTMVIMRSIFSTIVSLFIVKKIVVNKYAIGMGFVSSLFYLTYIYTIPIDGPSLSAVLLYTAPLWVSIFSYFLVKEKATLGKIVSSLMILVGLYIMYLGVPTFQQFLLGLASGLTYAGLISFSRLLQRKGMSDWEIIFSQSLWSIPFSLPFVRVLNLPSVYAGIYLAIFASVIPYFFFYRGMKKTDSITASIITALEPIFTIILSMIIFREFLNIYETIGTIIILLAIFLSVKMH; the protein is encoded by the coding sequence ATGAGAACAAGCGGTCACGTTGATTTAACTCTAGCAGCTTTCTTCTGGGGCACAATCGGGATTGCTGTTAACTACTTTTACTTACTCGGTGGGAGTCCATTTACAATGGTCATAATGAGGAGTATATTCTCCACGATCGTTTCTCTGTTTATTGTAAAGAAAATAGTTGTGAATAAATATGCCATCGGCATGGGTTTTGTTTCCTCACTCTTCTATTTAACGTATATTTATACAATTCCTATAGACGGGCCTTCACTCTCTGCAGTATTACTTTACACCGCTCCTCTCTGGGTTTCGATATTTTCCTATTTTTTAGTGAAAGAAAAGGCTACTTTAGGAAAAATTGTCTCGTCGTTAATGATTTTGGTAGGTTTATATATCATGTACTTAGGAGTTCCTACTTTCCAGCAGTTCCTTCTAGGCTTAGCTTCGGGCTTAACTTACGCAGGTTTAATATCTTTTTCTCGACTCCTACAAAGAAAAGGCATGAGTGATTGGGAAATAATATTTTCACAGTCTCTCTGGTCTATACCTTTCTCTTTACCTTTTGTTAGAGTACTAAATTTACCTTCAGTTTATGCTGGAATATACTTGGCAATTTTTGCCTCTGTAATCCCTTACTTCTTCTTTTACAGAGGAATGAAGAAGACTGACTCAATAACCGCATCAATAATAACCGCATTAGAGCCTATATTTACAATAATACTTTCAATGATTATTTTTAGAGAATTCCTTAACATTTATGAGACAATAGGAACAATAATCATTTTATTGGCAATTTTCCTTAGCGTCAAGATGCATTAG